In one Lolium rigidum isolate FL_2022 chromosome 3, APGP_CSIRO_Lrig_0.1, whole genome shotgun sequence genomic region, the following are encoded:
- the LOC124697418 gene encoding pentatricopeptide repeat-containing protein At3g04750, mitochondrial-like encodes MATAAAATAARPWDPTVSLRLNHPALVLLERCRGGTRPFKAILAHMLRLGLAFETFPMSRLLHFATAAFPQHTREGLLLFEHFTPRPNLYIYNLVLAALSPSQSRSAALYKSILASPAAPDERTFLALLRSVECPSVGKQVHAHVLLNGLHSRVYLRNSLIKMYLDDGDAGTAEAMFRCASALDTVSCNIMLSGYAKGGFSVKALQLFRGMASRGIGVDQYAAVALLSCCGRLKNTLLGRSVHGAVLRRMGIADRGLILSNALLDMYAKCGEMNAAIGVFAEAWEKDDISWNTIISGFADAGMLDLARKFFFDAPCRDLISWNVLLAGYARCRDFAAVVELFNAMIASCIRPDKVTALTLISAAISKGELNPGRSVHGWVVKEHGTQDAFLASALVDMYGKCGNVNLAYAVFEKALDKDVTLWTAMISGLAFHGHGTNALDLFWDMQKEGVAPNGVTLVAVLSACSHAGLLDEGCKIFDTMKQSFNIEPGIEHFGCMVDLLARSGRLSDAVGLARTMPVKPSRSIWGSILSASSACQNTEVAEIASEELLRLEPTEEGGYVLLSNLYAAGGHWNYSDKVRETMERRGVRKAAGASGLAINDAAY; translated from the coding sequence AtggctaccgccgccgccgccaccgcggcgcgCCCCTGGGACCCAACCGTCTCGCTGCGTCTCAACCACCCGGCGCTGGTCCTCCTGGAGCGGTGCCGGGGCGGGACGCGGCCGTTCAAGGCGATCCTCGCCCACATGCTCCGCCTCGGCCTCGCCTTCGAGACCTTCCCCATGAGCCGGCTCCTCCACTTCGCCACCGCCGCCTTCCCGCAGCACACGCGCGAGGGCCTGCTCCTCTTCGAGCACTTCACGCCTCGCCCCAACCTCTACATCTACAACCTGGTGCTGGCGGCGCTCTCCCCCTCGCAGAGCCGCTCGGCCGCTCTCTACAAGTCCATCCtcgcgtcgccggcggcccccgACGAGCGGACATTCCTAGCGCTGCTCAGGTCCGTGGAGTGCCCGTCGGTCGGGAAGCAGGTACACGCGCACGTCCTCCTCAACGGCTTGCACTCGCGCGTGTACCTGCGGAACTCGCTCATCAAGATGTACCTGGACGACGGCGACGCGGGGACGGCCGAGGCGATGTTCCGGTGTGCGTCGGCGCTGGACACGGTGTCCTGCAACATCATGCTGTCAGGGTACGCCAAGGGAGGGTTCAGCGTCAAAGCGCTGCAGCTTTTCCGTGGTATGGCGTCGAGGGGGATCGGTGTTGATCAGTACGCTGCTGTTGCTCTCCTCTCCTGCTGCGGACGTCTGAAGAACACGCTTCTTGGCAGGTCCGTTCATGGCGCGGTCCTGCGGAGGATGGGTATAGCAGACAGGGGATTGATTTTGAGCAATGCCCTTCTGGACATGTACGCCAAATGTGGTGAGATGAACGCTGCCATCGGAGTCTTTGCTGAAGCTTGGGAGAAGGATGACATTTCCTGGAACACCATAATCTCAGGGTTCGCTGATGCCGGCATGTTGGACCTTGCTAGGAAATTTTTCTTTGATGCACCTTGCAGGGATCTGATATCGTGGAATGTTCTTCTAGCTGGGTATGCTCGATGCAGAGACTTCGCTGCGGTGGTGGAGCTATTTAATGCCATGATCGCCAGTTGTATAAGACCTGATAAGGTTACTGCTCTTACTTTGATCTCTGCAGCTATAAGCAAAGGGGAATTGAATCCAGGAAGGAGTGTCCATGGTTGGGTGGTTAAAGAACATGGTACTCAAGATGCTTTCCTGGCTTCTGCTCTCGTAGACATGTACGGCAAATGTGGAAATGTTAATTTAGCCTATGCTGTGTTTGAGAAGGCCTTGGATAAAGATGTTACCTTGTGGACAGCGATGATATCGGGCCTTGCATTCCACGGCCATGGAACCAATGCATTGGACCTGTTTTGGGATATGCAAAAGGAGGGTGTAGCACCTAATGGCGTGACCTTGGTCGCTGTTCTCAGTGCATGTAGTCATGCTGGCCTGCTGGATGAAGGGTGTAAGATTTTTGATACTATGAAACAGAGCTTCAACATTGAACCAGGAATAGAACACTTCGGCTGTATGGTTGATCTCCTTGCACGATCAGGTAGGCTGTCTGATGCAGTAGGACTGGCTAGGACTATGCCAGTGAAACCAAGTCGCTCTATATGGGGTTCCATTTTAAGTGCAAGTTCAGCTTGTCAGAATACCGAAGTTGCAGAGATTGCTTCGGAAGAACTCCTTCGTCTTGAACCCACAGAAGAGGGTGGGTATGTTTTGCTTTCTAACCTGTATGCTGCTGGTGGTCACTGGAACTACAGTGACAAAGTGAGGGAGACTATGGAAAGAAGAGGCGTGAGAAAAGCAGCAGGTGCTAGTGGTTTGGCTATTAATGATGCCGCCTATTAA